A genomic region of Cannabis sativa cultivar Pink pepper isolate KNU-18-1 chromosome 1, ASM2916894v1, whole genome shotgun sequence contains the following coding sequences:
- the LOC133038902 gene encoding uncharacterized protein LOC133038902: MAGAISSTSKYAEITSEIPELRSDNFKIWKERVLLHLACTDMDYAIRKDEPAAITDTSTAAEIALREKWEQSNRLCIMFIMSRIPMGMRGSVEPPEKVKDFIKVMDEQFDTSDKSLFINLIQEFSSTKLTGVKGVREHISKMRDITAHLKKLDVIIPDTFLVHYILHNLPPQLWAFQNFLQHT, from the exons atggctggag ctatttcatccacctctaaatatgctgaaatcactagtgaaatccctgagcttaggagtgacaacttcaaaatctggaaggaacgagttcttctccacctagcttgcactgacatggattatgcaataaggaaagatgaaccagctgctatcactgatactagcactgctgctgagattgcactgcgtgaaaagtgggagcaatctaatcgtctctgcatcatgttcattatgtccagaattcctatgggaatgcgtggatcggtggagccacctgagaaggtgaaagactttatcaaagttatggatgagcagtttgacacttcagataaatccttgttcatcaacctcatccaagagttctcgtccacaaaactcaccggtgttaaaggagttcgagaacacatttctaaaatgagggacatcactgctcatttgaagaaactcgacgttatcattcctgataccttcctggttcattacatccttcacaatcttcctccacagttatgggcctttcaaaatttcctacaacacacataa
- the LOC115707851 gene encoding uncharacterized protein LOC115707851, translating to MEITNEQGGGILHRIIPPRFEDAGLEDCALPPDAIKEAFFKAASAVKRSASWIFTPSEDSDSEGDCVKDHWTAGKDHSDVATGIPEAVYPGPCTAEKGIEAVGLGGQDVVTGNNDEIAEGKSKRKACVEGLQGLEIDEKNDGVDDEDGEDEDRPILVEGYV from the coding sequence ATGGAGATCACAAATGAACAAGGTGGTGGAATACTGCACCGTATAATCCCACCGCGATTCGAAGACGCTGGTCTCGAGGACTGTGCTCTTCCACCTGACGCCATCAAGGAGGCTTTTTTCAAGGCTGCCAGCGCCGTTAAAAGAAGCGCCTCTTGGATCTTTACCCCCAGTGAAGATTCCGATTCCGAAGGAGATTGCGTTAAGGATCACTGGACCGCCGGTAAAGACCATTCCGATGTTGCGACTGGAATCCCGGAGGCCGTGTATCCGGGACCTTGCACCGCCGAGAAGGGTATCGAAGCTGTAGGTTTAGGTGGGCAGGATGTGGTTACTGGGAATAATGATGAAATTGCGGAGGGGAAGAGTAAAAGGAAGGCTTGCGTGGAGGGATTGCAGGGTTTGGAGATTGATGAGAAGAATGATGGTGTTGATGATGAGGATGGGGAAGATGAAGATAGACCCATTCTTGTTGAAGGTTATGTTTGA
- the LOC115707850 gene encoding ras-related protein Rab7 yields the protein MATRRRMLLKVIILGDSGVGKTSLMNQYVNRKFSNQYKATIGADFLTKEVQFEDRLFTLQIWDTAGQERFQSLGVAFYRGADCCVLVYDVNVMKSFENLNNWREEFLIQASPSDPENFPFVVLGNKVDVDGGNSRVVSEKKAKAWCASKGNIPYFETSAKEGFNVDAAFECIAKNALKNEPEEEIYLPDTIDVGGGRQQRSTGCEC from the exons ATGGCTACTCGAAGGCGTATGCTCCTAAAGGTGATCATCCTTGGCGACAGCgg GGTTGGGAAGACATCGCTGATGAATCA GTACGTGAATCGTAAGTTTAGTAATCAGTACAAGGCAACAATCGGGGCTGATTTTCTGACGAAGGAGGTTCAGTTTGAAGACAGGCTGTTCACACTGCAG ATTTGGGATACAGCTGGACAAGAAAGGTTTCAAAGTCTTGGTGTGGCTTTTTATCGAGGAGCAGATTGTTGTGTTCTTGTCTACGATGTGAATGTAATGAAATCTTTTGAAAATCTTAACAATTGGCGGGAGGAGTTTCTGATTCAG GCTAGTCCATCCGACCCTGAGAACTTTCCATTTGTTGTGTTGGGGAACAAGGTAGATGTTGATGGTGGAAACAGTCGGGTG GTGTCTGAGAAGAAAGCTAAGGCATGGTGTGCTTCTAAGGGAAATATTCCGTACTTTGAAACATCTGCCAAAGAAGGGTTCAATGTTGATGCTGCTTTTGAATGTATAGCCAAAAATGCACTGAAGAATGAGCCTGAAGAAGAAAT ATACCTTCCTGATACAATCGACGTTGGTGGAGGGCGGCAGCAAAGATCTACTGGTTGTGAATGTTAG
- the LOC115707849 gene encoding ras-related protein Rab7 encodes MASRRRMLLKVIILGDSGVGKTSLMNQYVNRKFSNQYKATIGADFLTKEVQFEDRLFTLQIWDTAGQERFQSLGVAFYRGADCCVLVYDVNVMKSFENLNNWREEFLIQASPSDPENFPFVVLGNKVDVDGGNSRVVSEKKAKAWCASKGNIPYFETSAKEGFNVDAAFECIAKNALKNEPEEEIYLPETIDVAGGGRQQRSTGCEC; translated from the exons ATGGCTTCTCGTAGGCGTATGCTCCTAAAGGTGATCATCCTTGGCGACAGCgg GGTTGGGAAGACATCGCTGATGAATCA GTACGTGAATCGTAAGTTTAGTAATCAGTACAAGGCAACAATTGGGGCTGATTTTCTGACGAAGGAGGTTCAGTTTGAAGACAGGCTGTTCACACTGCAG ATTTGGGATACGGCTGGACAAGAAAGGTTTCAAAGTCTTGGTGTGGCTTTCTATCGAGGTGCGGATTGTTGTGTTCTTGTCTATGATGTGAATGTAATGAAATCTTTTGAAAATCTTAACAACTGGCGGGAGGAGTTTTTGATTCAG GCTAGTCCATCCGACCCTGAGAACTTTCCATTTGTTGTGTTGGGAAACAAGGTAGATGTTGATGGTGGAAACAGTCGGGTG GTCTCTGAGAAGAAAGCTAAGGCATGGTGTGCTTCTAAGGGAAACATACCTTACTTTGAAACATCTGCCAAAGAAGGGTTCAATGTTGATGCTGCTTTTGAATGTATAGCCAAAAATGCACTGAAGAATGAACCTGAAGAAGAAAT ATACCTTCCTGAGACAATTGACGTTGCTGGCGGAGGGCGGCAACAAAGATCAACTGGTTGTGAATGTTAA
- the LOC115707852 gene encoding proline-rich receptor-like protein kinase PERK15 codes for MSSLSPVISPTANATVMSPPPPPSPPVSPGVTLPPPTVLSPPDLIPAPATGLFNLSTPPPPSSPPGNGGLSTGTLVGMIVGIGIGGMSMLVAVCFFYILYRKYKKRKRRKQDLESNGGGGGGPPSHPKYGPPPGDPGQQLQQGNTPDNNKLVMFPKPTPPAGVVLNYPAASASSSSGSEKPPHILIPVKGSELSQGTFTHEELAKATDDFSPANLLGEGGFGYVHKGVLPSGKVVAVKQLKAGSGQGEREFKAEVEFIGRVHHRHLVSLVGYCSTGIQRMLVYEFVPNSTLEFHLHGKGRPTMSWPTRMKIAIGSARGMAYLHEDCQPKIIHRDIKAANILLDNDFEAKVADFGLAKSSLDTDTHVSTRVMGTFGYLAPEYASSGKLTDKSDVFSFGVVLLELITGHHPIDKFHNFTNDSMVEWARPLLTQALENGNFDGLVDPKLQNDYNPNEMTRMVACASACVRHSARLRPRMSLILRALEGHISLDELDEGVKPGDSTIYSSYGSQDYKSHQYKEDMEKFKKLALQSQEQVTSEYSLPSTESGLHPSASSTEDQQNTEENRRK; via the exons ATGTCTTCGTTGTCTCCTGTCATTTCTCCTACCGCAAACGCTACTGTTATGTCACCTCCGCCGCCACCAAGCCCACCAGTGTCCCCTGGAGTCACGTTACCCCCTCCTACAGTTCTTTCTCCTCCGGATTTGATTCCGGCTCCGGCAACGGGGTTGTTTAATTTGTCTACACCACCACCACCTTCATCGCCACCGGGGAATGGAGGTTTGTCGACGGGGACGCTGGTTGGGATGATCGTCGGTATAGGGATTGGAGGGATGAGTATGTTGGTTGCTGTGTGCTTTTTCTACATTTTGTATCGGAAATATAAAAAGAGGAAAAGGAGAAAGCAAGACTTGGAGAGTAACGGTGGAGGTGGAGGTGGACCTCCGTCACATCCCAAGT ATGGACCTCCTCCAGGTGACCCAGGTCAGCAGCTGCAACAGGGTAATACACCTGATAACAATAAATTAGTAATGTTTCCCAAGCCCACCCCTCCTGCAGGGGTTGTTTTAAATTATCCAGCAGCTTCAGCAAGCAGTAGCTCAGGCTCTGAGAAACCGCCCCATATACTAATTCCTGTTAAGGGCTCGGAACTTTCACAAGGTACATTTACTCATGAGGAATTAGCCAAAGCAACAGACGATTTCTCCCCTGCTAATCTTCTTGGGGAAGGTGGATTTGGTTATGTTCATAAAGGTGTCCTTCCTAGTGGAAAAGTTGTTGCAGTTAAGCAGCTGAAAGCTGGGAGTGGGCAGGGGGAGCGTGAATTTAAGGCCGAGGTTGAGTTTATTGGTCGTGTCCATCATAGACACCTCGTTTCGTTGGTTGGATACTGTAGCACAGGGATTCAGAGAATGCTTGTCTACGAGTTTGTTCCAAACAGCACATTGGAATTTCACTTGCATG GAAAAGGGAGACCAACAATGAGTTGGCCAACTAGAATGAAAATAGCTATAGGCTCTGCAAGAGGGATGGCATATCTGCATGAAGACT GTCAACCTAAGATAATTCACAGGGACATCAAAGCAGCTAATATCCTTCTTGATAATGACTTTGAGGCGAAG GTTGCAGATTTTGGTCTAGCTAAGTCTTCTCTAGATACTGATACTCACGTCTCTACCAGGGTCATGGGAACTTTTGG ATACTTGGCTCCAGAATATGCATCTAGTGGAAAGCTTACAGATAAGTCGGATGTCTTCTCTTTTGGGGTTGTGCTTTTGGAGTTGATTACTGGACACCATCCTATCGATAAATTTCATAACTTTACAAATGATAGCATGGTTGAGTGG GCAAGGCCTTTGCTAACGCAAGCACTTGAAAATGGCAACTTTGATGGTCTTGTTGACCCTAAGTTGCAGAATGACTACAACCCCAATGAAATGACTCGAATGGTTGCTTGTGCATCTGCTTGTGTTCGTCATTCTGCCCGACTTCGGCCACGAATGAGTCTG ATACTTCGAGCTTTGGAAGGACATATATCTCTGGATGAACTGGATGAAGGAGTTAAGCCCGGTGATAGCACGATCTACAGTTCCTATGGAAGTCAAGATTACAAGTCTCATCAATACAAAGAAGAcatggaaaaattcaaaaaattggcACTACAGAGCCAAGAACAAGTTACTAGCGAGTACAGTTTGCCTAGCACAGAATCTGGTCTGCACCCGTCAGCCTCGAGTACCGAAGACCAACAAAACACAGAAGAGAACAGAAGAAAATGA
- the LOC133034787 gene encoding uncharacterized protein LOC133034787: MPIRRTEFALVTGLNLLRGPTEAEVSERATSDRLIVEYFNGDPSISIGHLRSVFESCTEKDDCYKLGLVVRDGCYRERREELVPPFIIRMVEDLPFFYNYPWGKISFNLLKDTWSKDFVQKKKHMDEKIVKGTTQKESKYSAYGYAVALQYWAYESILELAEKFAIRRSHRFPRMVRESKDAPLGKEEVIRLFAKKLTVYSVLCPRSNEAEFLSHVLWR; the protein is encoded by the exons ATGCCGATTCGGCGAACCGAGTTTGCCTTGGTGACTGGGCTTAATTTGTTACGTGGACCGACTGAGGCTGAGGTTTCGGAGAGGGCGACGTCAGACCGTTTGATAGTAGAATATTTTAATGGGGATCCATCTATCAGCATTGGTCATCTGCGCAGCGTCTTTGAGAGTTGCACTGAGAAGGATGATTGTTACAAGTTGGGTTTAGTCGTTCGTGATGGGTGTTACCGGGAAAGAAGAGAAGAACTGGTTCCCCCATTTATCATTAGAATGGTTGAGGACCTCCCTTTTTTCTACAATTATCCGTGGGGGAAAATTTCTTTCAACTTGTTGAAAGATACTTGGAGTAAGGACTTCGTACAAAAGAAAAAGCATATGGATGAGAAGATTGTGAAGGGAACGACTCAGAAGGAGTCAAAGTATTCGGCCTATGGATATGCTGTAGCATTGCAGTATTGGGCTTATGAGTCCATCCTCGAGCTTGCTGAGAAATTTGCAATCAGAAGATCGCATCGCTTTCCCCGAATGGTGAGGGAGAGTAAGGATGCCCCACTCGGGAAAGAGGAAGTCATCAGATTATTTGCAAAAAAA TTGACAGTGTACTCCGTTTTATGTCCGCGGAGTAATGAGGCCGAGTTTTTGAGCCACGTCCTTTGGAGGTGA